From the genome of Alicyclobacillus sp. SO9:
GCTCTTTATGAACTCAAAACCCGCTAAAAGGATAAATGTGGCAGTCCCCAAGCAGCGGACATTGATGCGGTCGTGAATCTTGGCGAGTTCGTACCTCATGACGTTGGTTAGTGATCCTTTCGCTCCCTATCTCGAGCCTGGTCAAATAATAGTGATCGATTCGATCACTATTCCAATCAGCCGTCCACATTAGGGATCCCGTTGCGCCCTATCACCCACGTCCCCCCTGACTCCACCGATATTAGTGTCCTTTCATGACACTAATATCTTTGCCAGGTAGCATTAGCGATCTTTGAGATCATTATCGCATCGCCACTTCGGCTGATAGGGATCTTTCGAGTCACTAATCGCACCGCTGACCTAGCCTGACCTAGCCGGCTTGGCTTGCTAGGCCTCTTTTCGCTGCAACGACTCGATAACCTGCTGGTGCCGATTAAAGAGCGAATCTTGCGTCAAAATCCCTAGGGTTACACTGGTTAAAGCTGCGGCGCTCAATAAGGCGAAAATAATCAGCAATTGGTAACGCACCGCTTGAATTGGATCTGCACCGCCAAGAATCAACCCGGTCATGATGCCCGGAAGTTGCACAAGTCCAATGGTTTTCATCGTATCTATTGTAGGAATCATACTGGCCTTGATGGAATGCTTGACAACGTGCTGTGCAGCCTGATGAGGAGCAGCGCCCAGTGAGAGCAGCACGTTAATTTCCTCCTTTCGAGCACGGGTCTCAGAAGCCAGCCGATTGAGAAACAGAGATGACAGCACCATCGAGTTCCCTGTCATCAGTCCAGACAGTGGTATTACATATCTCGGTTGCCATGGAATGATATGCACAATCAGCAAAAAACCAACGGTAAAGACTGTCGTCAGCGTAATCGCAATAGCGAGTCTCCACCAAATCCCGCGAAGACCCTGCCCTCGATTTTTAGCGTTCATAACGGCTACCCCAATCATGAGGAGAACCATCAGAATGGTGTAAACTGGTGTTTTCGCAGTAAACACGAACTTCAGAATATAGCCGACAGCAAGCAACTGTATGGTCGCACGAATCACAGCTATCACCAAATCGCGCTCAATACCGAGTCGTCTCCACACAGCCACTATCAGGGCGAGGGCAACAAAGGCGAGAGTAAATCCCAGCGACACAAAGCTCATTTCATAGACTCCCCTTCCGATTTGAGTTGAGGAGTCTCAGCGGTGGTTGCCTCTGACTGTACATCATCCTTTGAGTCAACATGGCTGACATCTCCGCCATGTTGCTGCAGTAAGAACGTTCGAGTCCTGCCGTCCTTAGGGTCCGTAAACAGTTGTTCCGACGGACCCGTTTCCACCAATTCTCCATCTTCGAGGAACCAAGTCTCAGTACTCTGTCGACGTGCTTGATGTAAATGATGTGTTACCCATAAGGCAGTTCCTCCAGTATCTTTTCTCCAGTTCATTATCAGAGACTCAACAATTTGTGTCGAAGTGGGATCAAGAGCAGACGTCACCTCATCCAACAGCAGTATCTTCGGGCGGTTGGCCAGGGTTCGGGCTAAAGCAATGCGCTGCTTCTGCCCGCCTGACAGTTCTTCAGCGTTTCGTGACAGCCAATTCTGAGGCAAATCCAGTGCGTGAAGCCATTTCTGCGCGTCATCAACTTTTTCTCCGCGTAATTTGGGCCCCAAATTCAAGTTATCGTAAACTGTCCCGGGAAATACCGTCGCAGTCTGAAACACCATCCCCACAGTTCGTCTCAATTGCGGAATAGACCATTCGCGAATCTCTTTGCCCAGAACCACCACTTGGCCGGCATCGGGGGTCAACAACAGGTTGCATAGTGACAAGAGTGTACTCTTACCTGCCCCAGAAGGTCCTACCAATGCAAGTGTTTCCCCTTCAGGTACACTACCTGTTATGTTCTTAAGAACCAACCGAGTTGTCTCGCCCTCAACAAATTTCTTATCAACACCATGAAACTCAATCACTGATGATTGCACTATGTAACCTCCATCCTGCACAGTCCCACAAACCCTACTAGAATGTAGCATGACTCACGTGCGGAATCCATCTTGACAACTCCTTTGTCTTGCTGGTATGTTAGCAGCAAAAGTGAGTGAGTACTCACATTCTATAATGGGGCGTGATGGGGTGACGAAGAGTGTTGAAGTACGCCATGTACATCGAACATTCGGAAAGAAGGTTGTCCTTCGAGATATCAGTCTAGACGTCGACAAGGCTCAGATTTTCGGTCTTCTCGGACCCAGCGGATCGGGCAAAACAACACTTGTCAGATTGATTGCTGGATTAGATAAGCCGACTGCCGGAACGGTCTCGGTAAGCGGCGTGCTCATGCCAAAACTCTCGATGCTCAGAACCATCGGTTATA
Proteins encoded in this window:
- the fetB gene encoding iron export ABC transporter permease subunit FetB, with the translated sequence MSFVSLGFTLAFVALALIVAVWRRLGIERDLVIAVIRATIQLLAVGYILKFVFTAKTPVYTILMVLLMIGVAVMNAKNRGQGLRGIWWRLAIAITLTTVFTVGFLLIVHIIPWQPRYVIPLSGLMTGNSMVLSSLFLNRLASETRARKEEINVLLSLGAAPHQAAQHVVKHSIKASMIPTIDTMKTIGLVQLPGIMTGLILGGADPIQAVRYQLLIIFALLSAAALTSVTLGILTQDSLFNRHQQVIESLQRKEA
- a CDS encoding phosphate ABC transporter ATP-binding protein, producing MQSSVIEFHGVDKKFVEGETTRLVLKNITGSVPEGETLALVGPSGAGKSTLLSLCNLLLTPDAGQVVVLGKEIREWSIPQLRRTVGMVFQTATVFPGTVYDNLNLGPKLRGEKVDDAQKWLHALDLPQNWLSRNAEELSGGQKQRIALARTLANRPKILLLDEVTSALDPTSTQIVESLIMNWRKDTGGTALWVTHHLHQARRQSTETWFLEDGELVETGPSEQLFTDPKDGRTRTFLLQQHGGDVSHVDSKDDVQSEATTAETPQLKSEGESMK